The Streptomyces noursei ATCC 11455 sequence CATCTCGGCGAAGTTGGTTTCGTGCTTGGCGGCATAGCACATCGTCGCCGGGATGTACTCGTAGTCGTAATCGGCGCCACCGCTCATCTGCTTCCCCCTTTACTGCTCTGCATGCTGACCTCAGGCTCTCCCACACCGGGTCCCATGTCAGCTACCGGACATGTTCGCGGTGACATCGGCTTCCTGGTTCTGGTAGTTGCCGTGCACCTTCTTCGTCTTGGCACCGAACTTGTCCATGACCTCGTGGAGATGCTGAACGATCGACTCGATCGAGTTCTTCATGTCCGCGTGGGCATTGGTCAGCTTGCGCGCCTCGAGGAAAGAGGCCCCCGCCGCATCGGCCCCCAGCGCGTTGGGCGACAGCGAAGTCTTGTACTGGGTGTCCGAGCGGGCGTTTCCGAGGTCCTTCAGAATGCCGTTGAGCTTCCTGACGGTCTCTTCGAGGGCGCTCAGATCCACCCGATATTGATCAGCCATTCTTGGCCTCCCCGTGTGATGTCAATCCGGTCTTGCGGCGCCAGTCGCGCAGGGCGATCGAGGAGCCCACGACCACGCCGACGGCCAGAATGCAGCCGCCGACGATGTAGATGGAGATGCGGGCGCGTCGTTCCTCGGTGGTTTCTCCGAGGGTGGCGACGACCGGCAGGATTTGGGAACCGTCGGCCGCGTTGGAGGGCTTGTCCGGTGTGGGCGCGGCGGCCGGTCGGGTGTCGTCCTTGAGGGCGGCGACCGGGTCGATGACACCCCAACCGATGTTGTCGTCACGATCGCGGCGGACGCGTTCCGCGGTCTGCTCCAGGTGCCAGATGATCTCGCGCGGACCCCACTTGACCTTGTCGTCCTTGTGCTTGGCCACGAGGAGGGCGGCCGCTCCGGCGGCATACGGGGCGGCGAAGCTGGTGCCCTGGTCGACGCAGTTGCCGCCGAGCGGGACGGTGGAGACCATGTCGACGCCGGGGGCGGCGATGTTGACGAAGCGGCCGGGCTGGGAGAACGAGGCGCGCTCGTTGCTGCGGTCCGAGGCGGCGACGGCCAGCACGTTGTCGTAGTTCTCGCTGTACGCGGCCGGGTAGATGTTCTGCTCCTCGCCGCTGCCGCCGCTGTTGCCGGCCGCGGCGACGATCAGGATGCCGGCCTGCTGAGCCTTCTTCACCGCCTGCT is a genomic window containing:
- the mycP gene encoding type VII secretion-associated serine protease mycosin; translated protein: MGSRAIGLRTGYRRRATGALVTAACIVGLSSAAAAPAVADTNTPLQSGECKFGTDDIKETPWSLQRLLTDQMWASGKGENIRVAVIDTGVDAGNKQLQDAIEGPGKSYVKDGKPTQDKVGHGTKVAGIIAARPNTTSGFYGLAPKAKVVPFQQTSDEQAGTADTLAKAIDDAITAKVDIINISQGTNAKRGDLAPLEQAVKKAQQAGILIVAAAGNSGGSGEEQNIYPAAYSENYDNVLAVAASDRSNERASFSQPGRFVNIAAPGVDMVSTVPLGGNCVDQGTSFAAPYAAGAAALLVAKHKDDKVKWGPREIIWHLEQTAERVRRDRDDNIGWGVIDPVAALKDDTRPAAAPTPDKPSNAADGSQILPVVATLGETTEERRARISIYIVGGCILAVGVVVGSSIALRDWRRKTGLTSHGEAKNG